The following DNA comes from Melospiza melodia melodia isolate bMelMel2 unplaced genomic scaffold, bMelMel2.pri scaffold_441, whole genome shotgun sequence.
CCGCAgctttggggacattttagggatgtttggggacatttgggggacattggggacacaggtgacacgggGGTTACACAGGTGACAAAGAtgacaggtgacaggtgacacaggtaacacaggtgacacaggggggtTACACAGAGTTATACAGGTGACACACAGGCGAcaaaggtgacacaggtgacacaaggAGGTTACACAGGGttacacaggtgacacaggtgacacacaggtgacacacaggtgacacacaggttacacacaggtgacaaaggtGACACACAGGTTACACAAGGAGGTTACACAGGGttacacaggtgacacaggtgacacacaggtgacacacaggtgacacacagctgacacaggtgacagacaggtgacaggtgacacacaggtgccacaggtgtccccaggttACCTTCTTGCGCCGGGGCTCTCCCTTGGCCAGGCAGGAGCGGGGCAGCGCCAGGTACCCCCCGATCACCTGGATCTGCTCGGCCGTGGGGTAGCGCTTCTTGGGGGGCTCGGCCACGCCCCCGGGGCCGCACCCAGGGCCACctgtgggcacacctgggggcacacctgaggggacacctgaggggacacctgtgccacctgcggGGTCACCCGCGGGGTCACCCGTGGCGCGGCGCGGCCGCACCGTGATGGTGTTGCCGCTGCGGCGCTGCAGGGCggggtggggacacggggggggacaccgggggtcaCGGCGCGGCGACACCGGCCGGACGGCCGAGGGCACGGGGGTGGACACCTGGACGGTGGCACCGGAcactggggtggtggcactggacACTGGGGTGGTGGCGCCACACGTGGGGACGCTgctggacacggggacagcggcaCTGGACACTGGCGTGGTGGCACTGGACACTGGCGTGGTGGCACCGGACACCTGGAGAGTGGCACCGGACACGGAGACAGAGCCACCGGACATCGGGGCGGTGACCCCgggcttggggacagcgctggacAAAGGGACACCGCCCCCCTCTGGTGACACCGGTGACGTCACAGGGGCAGTGGTCAGCGCGGCCACCGAAGGGGTCATCGAAGGCTTGGCCTCGTGGCCGGacactgtccccggtgtccccactgACCCCTGACCTCTCCGGCCCTCCACCACTGTCCAGTTCTTGACCATCCCCTTGACCGTCCCCTGTCCCTCCGCCGTCCCCAGGCCAGCGGTCACTCCATGACCTTTGACCGTTCCTATGTCCCTGGCTGACCCTTGACCCTCAGGTGACCCCACACTGACCGCCCCACACCCCTTGACCGTTCCTATGTCCCTGGCTGACCCTTGACCCCCGGGTGACCCCACGGTGACCCCGCCACGCCCCTCGTCCCCCCCCGGCTCGGGGACAAAGCGGCTCCGCAGGTGACTGACCCGGCCCCGGGGCggattggggggattttgggggtcccaggaggaatttgggggattttgggaattttggggatcccaggagggattttgggggtcccaggaggaattttggggatcctgggaaggattttggggatcccaggtGGAATTTTGGGAGCAATTTTGGAAATCCTGGGGATGATTTTGGGGAtgattttggggaggattttgggggtcccaggtgggattttgggggtcccgggtgggattttgggggtcccaggtgggattttgggggtcccgggtggCATTTTCGGCACGGCCGCATTTCTCCATCCCCGGCGCCAGCACCAGGTGGGAGCCCCCTAAACCTTCCTGCCCAGGTGCGCCACCCGTGCCAGGTGTGGCTCCTGACCCAGGTGTGTGCCCTGATCCAGGTGTGCACCCTTGCCCAGGTATAACCCCTGATCCAGGTGTGCCGCCCATGCCAGGCGTGCCCCCTGATCCAGGTGTGGCCCCCAGAGTCTCCAGCCCAGGTGTGCCGCCTTGCCCAGGTGTGCCGCCTTGCCCAGGTGTGCCCGCAGgtgttccccaggtgtgccccccatGCCAGgtgttcccccaggtgtgccgccttgcccaggtgtgcccccaggtGTTCCCCCAGGTGCGCCCCCTTGCCCAGGCGTGCCCCCAGGTGTTCCCCCAGGTGCGCTGccttgcccaggtgtgccccccatGCCAGGTGTGCCCCCAGGTGTTCCCCCAGGTGCGCCCCCTTGCCCAGGCGTGCCCCCAGGTGcgcccccaggtgtgccaggtgtgcccgggGGCCCCGCCCGGGCGCGGCGCCGCTGCAGCAGCTCCCGTTTCCAGGTGGGCACCTGGGCCTGGCGCTCGCGCTGCTCCCGCTCCCGGCGCCGCGCGGCCTCGTCCTCCCGGCGGcgccgctccagcagggccagctTCCAGGGGGGCACCTGCGACATCCtggggacatcagtggggacatcattggggacatcggggacattggggggattggggacatcggggggattggggacattggggacaattggggacattggggacactggggctccAGCAGGGCCGGCTTCCAGGGGGGCACCTGCGACATcctggggacagttggggacatcagtggggacattggggacatcgggggattggggacatcggggggattggggacactggggacattggggacatcattggggacatcggggaccctggggacattggggacatcattggggacgattggggacattggggctccAGCAGGGCCGGCTTCCAGGGGGGCACCTGCGACATCCTGGGGACAAGtggggacatcagtggggacattgggggcattggggacattggggggattggagacattggggacaattGGGTACATTGGGGACAATTCAGGGGattggggacacaatggggacatccaagggattggggacatttggggacattggggacattggggacaattaACGgaattggggacaatggggggattggggacaccgaggacatttggggacatttggggacatttgggggcactgggagagcttTGGGGGTAACTgggaggggacatttggggacattctggggacattttggggacattttggggacattttcaggacttttggggacagtgggacatttttgggacatttggggacaattttggacaTTCGAGGACATTTGAGGACATTTGGGGGCATTCtggggatatttggggacatttggggacattccggggacatttggggacgtcGCCCCCTGGTCACCATCACCCTTCCATCGGGGCGGGGTCCCCAAAGTCCCCGAAAGCCCCAAAATTGCagaaattctgggaattctgtggggaGAACCccggggaattttggggagaatCCCGTGAGTTTTGGGGAATTCCgtggagaattttgggggtgaATTCTGGGGTTTTGGGGGCATTTCCGGGATTTTTGGGGACAgctccaggatttttttttttggaatttggggaggaattttggggggaattccaggatttttgGGAGCATTTCCGtgaattttggagaattttgtGGAGAATTTTGGGGAGGATTCCGGGATTTTTGTGGAGAATTTTTTGGGGAGAATCCTGGGGTTTTGGGGGCATTTCCGGGACTTTTTGTGGACAGTTCCGAAATTTTTGTGGagaattttggggacaattccgAGAATTTCGGGGGCCGCCCCAGGAGCTCCCGCATCCCCAAAATCCGGGGCGGGGCccgcaggaattttttttttttttttttttttggggggggggggggtgtccgAAACGATCCCAAAAAATCcggggtggggttttggggggcagggggggaggaaccccaaaaaaatcaaaaaaacaaacaaaaaaaaaaaaatcaaaaaaaaacaaaatccgCGGGAAACGCCCCAAAAAAACCCGCGGGAAATCCCCGAAatgggtggggggaggggagaggagcgGGAGAacacccccccttccccccccccaaaattcgGGGAGGGGTCGcgccctcccccccccccccccccaaaaggaGCGCAAGGGGTGTGGCGGGTGGGGGAGGGGAACGGGgcggaaaaaaaaacccaaaagcggaaaaaaaaaaatttaaaaaaataatttaaaaaattagaaaaaaaaataaaaaggggggtgggggaggggaaacCGCGGGGGTCCCGCCCCTCCCCCACAaattttttggggaggggtcccaacttccccccccccccccaaatttacTCACCCGGGGCCGGAGCGCGGGAGGGACCCGGAGGAAGcggcgggggggggggaggggcgggggtgggggtgggggaggggcgggggtgggggtgggggaggggaaggaaaagcGGCTTTTCCtgaggggggggggaggggaggggcgctggggggggggggcggggattTAAAATTCTGGGGGGAGGGGGGTGGGAAAGGCGAAATTTGGGGTGGGGttgaaattggggggaaaaaaaaaaaattaaaaaaaaaataaaaaaataaataaaaatttttaaaaattaaataaaaatcgggtgggggtgggggaggggattttttggggggggggcgaaaatttgggggattttttgggggggattttgggggggttttgggacaCCCCCGGTGtttttgggggctgtggggggaggggaggggttcCTCTTTGTGCGCGGAAATGGGGGCGGGGCTCCGGGGAGGAGGGGGCGGGGTTTAGGGCAGGGGGCGGGGCCTCGGGTGTGGCTTTGGGGGGGAgccccaaaaccgccccaaaatcGCTGGAAATGTCGCGAATTTTCACAGATTTGGGCAAATTCTCTTCCTTGGGACCcccccccagaccccaaatctccTCAAATGGCCCCAAATTTCTTCAAATTcctcaaaatcctccccaaattcTCCTTCCTGGGATCCgccagaccccaaatccccccaaattttccccaaattttcccaaatccccctaaatcccgccaaatgtccccaaatttccccaaatccttCTAAATTTCCCCAagttcccccaattttcccccaattttcccggcatttcccaaattccccccaaattccccaaattccctttcctgtgacccccccagaccccaaattcccccgaaatttccccaaattcccccaaatttcctttcctggaaccccccaaatcccaaattccccccaaattttcccaattttccccaaattcccctaaatttaccaattttcccccagttccccccagatttccccaaattctcccaaattttctttcctgggacccccccccaaatcccgaattcccccaaatttccccaaattgccccaaattttccccaaattttcccgaattcccccaaatttcccttccTGGGACCACCcagaccccaaatttcccccaaattttccaaattttccccaaatttcccttccTGGGACCACCcagaccccaaatttcccccaaattttcccaaatttcccccaaattttccccaaattcccccaaattttccccaaattcccctcccccgAATTCCCGGGGTGCCCtcggggggtgggggaggggcggtgGCCGCgtctcccctcccccacccctcaaTCGGCGACTTCCGGTGCGGCCCCTCCCCCCCCGAGCTCACCTGGCCACGCCCCCGGGCGGGGGTCGGGGTCACCTGGGCGTCGGCCGCGCCCAAACCCTGACCCCGATCCCCGACAGGTGAggtcacacctgggcaggtgagccCCAAACCTGGCCTCGATCCCGGACAGGTGAGCCCCAAATCCTGAGcccacacctgggcaggtgagccCCAAATCCTGACCCTGATCCCAGACAGGTGAggtcacacctgggcaggtgagatCACGGTCAGGTGAGTCCCAAACCCTGACCCTGATCTTGGCCAGGTGAGCCCGAAATCCTGAccccacacctgggcaggtgaacccaaatcctgaccccGATCCCCGACAGGTGAggtcacacctgggcaggtgagccCCAAATCTGGCCTTGATCCCAGACAGGTGAggtcacacctgggcaggtgagccctggccccacactTGGCCAGGTGAGCCCAaatcctgaccctgaccctgatcCCGGACAGGTGAccccacacctgggcaggtgagccCTGACCtgatcccagccctggccaggtGAGCCCTGAGCCCCCTCAGCTGGGGGGGAACCAGGTGACCCCCTCAGgtgagctccaggtgtgagcCAGGTGTGAGCCAGGTATCCCAATCCCCTCCAGGTGagatccaggtgtgctccaggtatCCCCATCCACCGCCAGGTGTaacccaggtgtgctccaggtatCCAAATCCCTTCCAGGTGTGCTCCCAGTATCCAATCCAcccccaggtgagctccaggtgtgagcCAGGTGtgatccaggtgtgctccaggtatCCCCATCCACCCCCAGGTGTGCTCCAAGTATCCAATCCACCCCCAGGTGAGACCCAGGtgagtccccaggtgtgtcccaggtgtctcaggtgtccccaggtgtgtccccgctgtccccaggtgtgtcccaggtgtctcaggtgtaccccaggtgtccccaggtgtgtcccaggtgtctcaggtgtaccccaggtgtaccccaggtgtgcccccacccccctcaggtgtgtccaggtgtccccaggtgtctcaggtgtaccccaggtgtccccaggtgagtccccaggtgtgtcccaggtgtccccaggtgagtccccaggtgtgtcccaggtgtctcaggtgtccccaggtgtgtcccaggtgtgtcccccccacccCAAGCGGGTCAATCCCGGTGACTCAGAGGATTTGGGGGGTGGGcggggcctccccaccctcacctgGGCCCCTCCCCCGCCCTCACCTGGGCTATTTAAGGTGGCCCTgggtccctcctgtcccctcctgtccccacctgtccccacctgGGCTCACCTGTCCCCACCTGGCCCCGATGGCTCCGCCTGGGCCCCGATGGCccccggtgctgctgctgctgctgctgggtgagactgggacggactgggatggactgggacaaactgggatggagattgggatggactgggacaaactgggatggactgggatggactgggagggagattgggatggactgggatggactgggagggagattgggatggactgggatggactgggatggagattggggggcactgggatggactgggatgggactgggatgggactgggatggactgggagggagattgggatgggattgggatggactgggacggactgggatggactgggatggactgggatgggactgggatggactgggatggactgggatggactgggagggactgggagggagattgggatggactgggatggactgggacggactgggatggactgggatgggattggggggcactgggatggactgggatggactgggatggactgggatggactgggatggactgggagggagattgggatggactgggctgaactgggatggactgggatggactgggatgggattgggatggacttgGATTgagactgggggcactgggatttactgggaggGAGAtatgggacaaactgggatggactgggagggactggaagggaactgggagggactgggatgggattggggggcactgggatggactgggatggattgggatggactgggatggactgggatggactgggatggactgggagggactgggagggactgggaatggggactggggCTAAGGCCGGGGAGGGAAACTGGGACAGGaaatgggagggactgggagggactgggagggactgggagggactgggaatgacgGAGATGGAGCGATACGGAacttgggagggactggggatgaactgggagcactgggatgaactgggagtgaCGGATGCGGAATCTGGGAGGGGCGGCGgtgactgggatgggactgggagggactgggaatgaactgggatggactgggagggactgggaatgaactgggatggactgggacaggaaccgggagggactgggaatgacgGATATGGAAtctgggatgggctgtggtgactgggctgaactgggatggactgggagggactgggctgaactgggagggactgggatggactgggatggactgggatgggactgggatgggactgggatggactgggatggactgggatgaactgggatggactgggatgggactgggatggactgggatggctcCGGactggactgggatggactgggatggactgggctgaactgggagggactgggatggactgggatggactgggaatcaactgggatggactgggacgaactgggatggctctgggacagactgggatgaactgggacaggaactgggacaaactgggctgaactgggagggactgggaatgaactggggtggactgggatggactggggtggGAACTGAGCcaaactgggccaaactgggatGACAACTGGGATGGGAACTGAGCCAAACCGGGATGGCAACTGGTCCAAaccggtccgtactggtccaAACCGGATCCCCCGCTCCCTCCCCAGGCGCCGCCGTGCTCCGCGCCCGccccggctccggctccggctccgtTTCCGGTTCTGACCCCGGTTCCGGTTCGCTGTCCCCGCTGACGGCCGGGGTGGATCCCTGCAAGGACccgctggggctgctcagcccccAGACGGGACCGGGACCCTCGGGACCCTCGGGACCCTCGGGACCCTCGGGAGCCGCCGAGTGCCCGGGCGGCCGGCCCGGATCCGCCGCGTCGGGATCGGGATCCTACGGGGGAAGTTCGGGATCCTCTGGAAGTTCGGGATCCTACGGGGGAAGTTCGGGATCCTACGGGGGAAGTTCGGGATCCTACGGGGGAAATTCGGGATCCTACGGGGGGAGTTCGGGATCCTACGGGGGAAGTTCGGGATCCTACGGGGGAAATTCGGGATCCTACGGGGGAAGTTCGGGATCCTACGGGGGAAGTTCGGGATCCTACGGGGGAAATTCGGGATCCTACGGGGGGAGTTCGGGATCCTACGGATTGGGATCCAGCTCAGGCTCCTATGGATCCGGATCCGGCCGGCCCGGGTCTGGATCTGGATCTGGATCGGGCAGACCCGGATCTGGATCTGGATCTGGATCAGGCAGACCCGGATCTGGATCTGGATCTGGATCGGGCAGACCCGGATCTGGATCTGGATCTGGATCTGGATCTGGATCGGGCAGACCCGGATCTGGATCTGGATCTGGATCAGGCAGACCCGGATCCCAAGGGGGAATCGGCTCAGGAAAACCCGGATCTGGATCAGGCAGGCCTGGATCCCAGGGGGGAATAGGCTCCGGATCGGGCAGGCCCGGATCTGGACCGGGATCTGGAAAACCCGGCTCCGGATCGGGCAGGCCCGGAAGTGGATCCCAAGGGGGATCCTACGGGGGCAGGCCGGGATCTTATGGGGGTGGTCCAGGATCGTATGGGGGATTGGGATCCTATGGGGGATCCTCGGGATCTTATGGGGGCGGTCCAGGATCTTacgggggaatgggatcaggatCTTATGGGGGATCCTCGGGATCCTACGGGGGCAGACCAGGATCTTATGGGGGATTGGGATCCTATGGGGGATCCTCAGGA
Coding sequences within:
- the PPP1R18 gene encoding phostensin isoform X1, producing MGGTPGSGVIPGQGCTPGSGHTPGSGATPGTGGAPGQEGLGGSHLVLAPGMEKCGRAENATRDPQNPTWDPQNPTRDPQNPTWDPQNPPQNHPQNHPQDFQNCSQNSTWDPQNPSQDPQNSSWDPQNPSWDPQNSQNPPNSSWDPQNPPNPPRGRVSHLRSRFVPEPGGDEGRGGVTVGSPGGQGSARDIGTVKGCGAVSVGSPEGQGSARDIGTVKGHGVTAGLGTAEGQGTVKGMVKNWTVVEGRRGQGSVGTPGTVSGHEAKPSMTPSVAALTTAPVTSPVSPEGGGVPLSSAVPKPGVTAPMSGGSVSVSGATLQVSGATTPVSSATTPVSSAAVPVSSSVPTCGATTPVSSATTPVSGATVQVSTPVPSAVRPVSPRRDPRCPPPCPHPALQRRSGNTITVRPRRATGDPAGDPAGGTGVPSGVPSGVPPGVPTGGPGCGPGGVAEPPKKRYPTAEQIQVIGGYLALPRSCLAKGEPRRKKLQIWFSERDLERTFCYPSEGAALAAWGGPPEDPDPGTPNPGTPGPGPPKAAPGNEEEEEEEEEEEEPPPPTLGGLPGGLRGRALLVDESCRR
- the PPP1R18 gene encoding phostensin isoform X2, which produces MGGTPGSGVIPGQGCTPGSGHTPGSGATPGTGGAPGQEGLGGSHLVLAPGMEKCGRAENATRDPQNPTWDPQNPPQNHPQNHPQDFQNCSQNSTWDPQNPSQDPQNSSWDPQNPSWDPQNSQNPPNSSWDPQNPPNPPRGRVSHLRSRFVPEPGGDEGRGGVTVGSPGGQGSARDIGTVKGCGAVSVGSPEGQGSARDIGTVKGHGVTAGLGTAEGQGTVKGMVKNWTVVEGRRGQGSVGTPGTVSGHEAKPSMTPSVAALTTAPVTSPVSPEGGGVPLSSAVPKPGVTAPMSGGSVSVSGATLQVSGATTPVSSATTPVSSAAVPVSSSVPTCGATTPVSSATTPVSGATVQVSTPVPSAVRPVSPRRDPRCPPPCPHPALQRRSGNTITVRPRRATGDPAGDPAGGTGVPSGVPSGVPPGVPTGGPGCGPGGVAEPPKKRYPTAEQIQVIGGYLALPRSCLAKGEPRRKKLQIWFSERDLERTFCYPSEGAALAAWGGPPEDPDPGTPNPGTPGPGPPKAAPGNEEEEEEEEEEEEPPPPTLGGLPGGLRGRALLVDESCRR